From the genome of Ptychodera flava strain L36383 chromosome 22, AS_Pfla_20210202, whole genome shotgun sequence, one region includes:
- the LOC139123332 gene encoding uncharacterized protein produces the protein MVANFYSYLCFMKRLLVVITAMCVFESLWFIPVTGTICNDECRFPVDGICDDGGIRSHTHECTYGSDCADCGEREESVCSDDCVFSGDDICDDGGPDSQYVLCYFGTDCGDCGVRVGRPEGPTGSTGPTSLTQSPSPSTSQQSTPTRTPYTSPAITPTTIYGSSSTQYTSAFAGMFPSYSKTF, from the exons ATGGTGGCAAATTTTTACAGTTACTTGTGCTTTATGAAGAGACTACTAGTTGTCATCACGGCAATGTGCGTCTTTGAGAGTTTGTGGTTTATACCAGTAACAG GAACTATCTGCAATGACGAATGCAGATTTCCTGTTGATGGCATTTGTGATGATGGAGGAATCCGTTCGCACACTCACGAGTGTACATATGGTTCGGACTGTGCAGACTGCGGTGAGAGAG AAGAAAGTGTTTGCTCGGACGATTGTGTGTTTTCTGGAGATGACATCTGCGACGACGGGGGCCCTGATTCACAGTACGTATTGTGCTATTTTGGCACGGACTGTGGAGACTGCGGTGTCAGGGTTGGGCGACCAGAAG GGCCTACCGGTTCAACTGGTCCAACGTCATTAACGCAGTCGCCCTCACCGTCAACAAGTCAGCAGAGCACTCCAACGAGAACACCGTACACGTCACCGGCGATCACTCCAACAACAATCTATGGGAGTTCAAGTACGCAATACACATCAGCTTTTGCAGGCATGTTTCCCTCatattcaaaaacattttaa